In the Chromobacterium sp. ATCC 53434 genome, CGCATCGCCGCGCTGGAGCCGGAGGACAGGGCGCTGATCGAGATCGTCGAAAGCCCGTGGATGCCGCTGGACCCGGGCCAGGTGGAGGACTACCCGGCCGGCGTCGCCGCCGACAATCACAATCTCAAATCCTTCCGGGTCTGCTCCAATGTGCTGCAGACCTACACGGTGCAGGCCGACGGCCGGGTAGGCGCCTGCTGCGGCATCGGCATGCGGCAGATTCCGGAACTCAGCGTCGCCACCGTCGCGCAGCCGGATTTCCTGTCCCGTGCGGTGGAGGCGGCGGAGAGCGACTTCCTCAAACTGTGGCTGCATTACCTGGGGCCGGAGCGGGTGCTGGCCTGGGCCGCCGCCCGGGACCCCGGCATACGCTGGGAGGGCATGTACGCCCACCACTGTCAGGCTTGCGCCCGCATCTACCGCGACGAGGCGGTGCGCCGGCTGGTGCGCGAGCACTACGAGGAAATGATCGCCGAAGTGCTGCAGGCCGCCTGGCTGGACGAGCACCACGTGCCGGTCGAATCGCGCCGTGTCGCGGAGAACCGTTGCGCCTGCGAGCGGCAGGCGTGACAGTGTCCCGCGGGCATATGACTAGGCCATCCGTTGCGGGATGGCCTGGTGTCTGGCATGGTCGGCCCGGAGGGGCGACCATCCGGTGCGGGAGTCCAGGCGGGTCGCTGGCAGCTTGACCGACGCCGGGGGACAGGGCTCCTGGCCTGCGTGGCATGGTCTGGTGAGGGCTGCTTGGACTGGCCGGACTCTGGCGCCGGATAGGAAAATCTGGCTGAAAGGGTGTCCGTGTGCGCCGCTATCTTGCTCTCCGTGGTGAGACTATCGGGACTACTGACCTTAATATCGGCCGATCTCGTAGAAATTAAATCCTTGTCTAAGTTACGATTTGTCTCCGTTTGTAGCGGCTTGCGCGGCCAGGGTGGGCTCGCCATCCGGACGGGGACTTGTCGGCGGGAGATGAGCCGGGGAGGAGCCGTGCCTGCAGTCGGTTCTACCCCGTTCGCGCATGGCCGGCCAGGAGTGGCGGGGGCCGCCCCTAGCCGTTCAGCGGGAAACCGTCATCGCTTCCTCGTTCACTATTCTCATGAAGTCGCGGCTGGGGGAGAGCAGGGTCCGGCCCTGCCGGCTGATCTCGTAATAGACCCGGAATATCGAGTAATGGTACAGCGTGTGCGCCGTCTTCAGCGCGAAGTTCGGTTCCAGCGCGGGGGTGGCGAAGCGCAACTGTCCTTCGCCGGAGCCGGTGTAGCTTTGTGCGGCGACGATGGGTTTTTGTCCTAGCAACGCCCAGTGCAACGTGACCTGATCGCCGGCCTGCAAATTGCCGACCTGGACGCCGTTCTTGAAGTCGCTCGGCTCGGGGAAACTGTCATTGGACACGGTGACGGGAAGTAGGCCCGGCGCCGGCATCCGGCCGATGATGGGATAGCTTTCCGTCCGGGAATGCTTGTCGCCTATCGTGTAGGACAGCCGCAGCAGCTTGCCGGAATACGGGCCGATATGGACATAGGGAATATCGACCGGAAAGGCGTAGGGCGGGACGTCGGGGCTGTGTTCCCGACGGAATGCGGCACGGTACTGGTGCAGGACCTGCCGGGTTTGCGGATCGACGATTTCCAGCAGCAGCTCGCCTGTCGTCGGCGGTCCTCCCGGGCTGCCGTTATCCGCTACCCTGACGGGAATCAGTCCATTGGGATTGATGTAGTTGCCGACATCGACGGCGAAGCGGCCGACGAAGTCGCTGGGATTCACATAGGCGGACGGCAGGCTCTTGCCCTCCGGGCACAGCACCAGAGGCCGACTGGCCGTTTTCCTGTCGCCCCGGCTATAGCTGATCAGAATCTTGTTGCCGGGACCGACGATGCCCGGCAGCGGCATCGGATTCCAGCTGACCCTGCCGTGCGCCAGCGCCGGCCAGCCTACCATGCCGGCCGGGCCGCCGAGCTGGCCGTCGACGTTGCTCCAGCTGAGCTCGAAGCGCAGGTCCTTGCCGTCGTCGCCGTCTTTCAACGGCAAGCTGACCAGCCAGTGCGGATCGGCTTGGTCCAGATCCAGCCGGTAATCGCAGCCGATTTGCTGACCGGGCGTCGCGCCGCTGATTTCCGGCGGCGGCAAGTCGCGCGCCAGCTGGTAGTTGCAGCTTTCATTGTAGGCGTGCCAGATCTTGTCCAGCTGTTCAGGCGCGTAATGCAGAGCCGTCGCCGCGGTCAGGACCGCCTGGGCCGCCTGGTTCTGCTGAGCCTGCCGTCCCAGCATGGCCAGGCCCAGCAGCATGGCTTTGTCCATCGCCGCTCCGCCTATCGCGTCGCGCGCCACCATATTGCACGAGCTCCAGTACTGGCCGGCAAGATGGGGATCGAAGCCGCGGACGGGGGCGATAGCGTCGCGCTTCACATCGCCCGGATAGCGGCGGCCGACATTCCAGTCTATGGCGCGCTGAAAGCCTGCTTGCTTGGCGGCGCTCCAGAAAAACAGGCGATGGTATTCGGGATCGCCGGACCGCCAGTGGCCGTGGTCGCGCACATAGCCGGCGGCGAAGTAATCGCCTACGCCTTCGTTCAGGCCCTCCTGATCCGAGGCATTGCCGTGGGACGCCCAGTCAAACAGGCCGTGGCCCAGCTCATGGATGATGAATAGACCGTCTTCGCCGAAATCCGGCAGGTCTGGAAGGTTGCTGATGGCGTCGTGGGCGGTGCCGCCGCCGAATTTGATCCTGCCATCGGTTCCGCCAAGATAGGCGGCGTTGGCCGAGGTGTGGATCTTGCCGTCCTTGGGACTGATGTCGCGCCAGCCGTGCGGGTCGTACTGGACGCCGCCGGCGTACTGGTAGGGGCGGATGGCCAGGCCCAGCGTCTGATTGATGTAGCGCATCATTCTGTCGATGTGGAAATAGACATTGACGGCCTCGAAGGCGGGATTGTCGCGGGTGTATTCGAACACCGGCGCGGCCTCGTGCGGGCAGCTGTCGTAATCGGTGATCGCGACGCAGTGCGCCCAGGGGCCGACCAGCTGGTATTTGCCGTTGATGTCCTTGCCCAGTCCGGGCAGCGGCACCTGGACGCGGGCGGCCTTCAACTGCGGCGAGTCCTGGTCGTGGTTGTTGACGTAGCCGGGGGCGCCGTAATGGGACCGCGTCGATGACAGCGGGTCCGGGTCGAAGACATAGCCGCGTCCGGTGGCCTGATCGTCGGCGCGGACGGCCGGCGTCTGGGCGGGAGCGGCGTGGCCGGTGCCGCCGGTGCCTATGGCGTCGTTTTCCATTTTCTGCGCGCGCAGCACCTTGCCGTCGCGCTGATCGACCAGCAGCTGCCACCAGCGGCCGTCGTCGGCGCGGCCCTCCACCTGCCATGCCCGCGACGGGGCTTGCCCGGCCGGGACGTACACCGTCTCCTCGAAGCGCGGCGACAGCAGTTGCGCGGTCTGCAGATGGCGCCGGGCCGCCGTCAGCGCCTGGGCCTGGCTAAGTTGCGGCTGGGCGATGCGCCAGAGGGGCTGATGCTCGGGCAGCGGCGAGGTCTGGTTGCTGACGTAGACGACATTGCCGTCGTCGGTCATCGACACGGCGATGTCGGAGCCGAAGACCGGCAGGCCGGCATAGCGCTGCTGCAGGCGGACGACGGTGACGGCGGCCAGCCGATTGACGGCGGTGACTTGCAGCAGCTGCGCCTGGGCGGCGGACAGGCCCAGGGCGGCAAGGTGGTGCTCGACGTATTCGCGGGCCATCGCCTCGGGCGTGGCTTTGGCGGCGCGGTAGGCCGGCGCGTGCAGCTGGGTGGCGACGCCGTCGGGCCGATACCAGCCGTCGGCGCGCTGGCGCTGCGTCGGTGGCGCCTCGCGCAGCGATTTGTCGGAAACGGATGGCGCGGCGGCGCAGGCGATAGCCGGCGCCAGTAGGATCGAAGCGAGGAATTTTTTCATCATTCAAGCTCCTGGGCAAGAGCCTGCACTGTGGTGCGATTGGCATCGCGCGACGGGCAGGCAGTCCGGAATTAGGCGGAATCCGATTCGCGGCGGCCGTGGCTGGGCATCATGGCGATTGCCGCGATGTCGTCACCGGCACCCTGTCGATCAATACCATCAGGTCCTGGCTGGGTGACAGCAAGGTCCGGCCCTGCCGGCGGATCTCGTAATAGGTCCGGAGCCTCGAATAGGCGTAGACGGCGCGGTCCCATCGCGTGACGTGGTTTTTCGTCAGCGACGGCGCGGCGAATCGCAATTGCCCGCCGGCGGGACCGGAGTAGGTCTGCGTCATCACGATCGGTTTTTGCCCGACGATTTCCCAGTGCAGGGCCACCTCGTCGCCGGGCTGCAAGCGATCGATCTTCGCGCCGGCGCTGATCTCCCCGGCGTCGGGATGGTCGATGTTGGCGAACGTCGGCGGCGGCAGGTCCGGCGACGCCATCCGCCCGATGATCGGATAGGTCGCCACCGGCGAGCGCGCCTCGCCGATGCGATAGGAGAGCTGCAGCAGCTTGCCCGAGTAAGGGCCGATATCGGCATAGGGGATGTCGATGCGGAAGACCGGCACCGTCAGGCCGGGCACCTTGCGATCCTGGCGGAAGTTCGCATGATATTGGTGCATGGTCTGGCGGCTTTGCGGATCGACGATCGCCAGTTGCAGTTCGCCGGCGGCCGACGGCTCGCCGGGCAGGCGATTGTCCTCCAGCTGGACGCGCAGCGTCCCGCTGGCATTGATGTAGTTGCCGACATCGACAGCCAGGCGTCCGACGAAGGGGCTGGCCGCGAAGTAGGCGGCCGGCAGCGAATGCGTCTTGCCTTCCAGGCACAGGGCGAGCGGCTGGCTGCGCACCCGCCCGTCGTCCCGGGTATAGCTCAGGATGAGCTTGCGCCCGGCGCCGGCGATTTTCGCCAACGGCGTCAGGTCCCAGCTGGCCTTGCCGGGAGACAGCTGCGGCCAGGCCATTTCGATGGCCGGGCCGCCTAGCCGCAGGCGGGACAGCGGGGTCCAGTCCAGTTCAAGGCGCAGGTCCTGGCCGGCGTCGCTGTCTTGCAGCGGCACGCTGGCCGTCCACTGCGGGTCGGCGGCGTCCAGGTCCAGCAGATAGTCGCAGCCCGTTTGCCGGCCGGGCGCCGCGCCGCCGATCTTGGCCGGCGGCGGCCATCCGGCGACGCCGTAGCTGCAGCTCTCGGTATAGGCGCGCCGGATCCCGTCCAGCTGCGCCGCCGTGTAATGCAGCGCCTCGGCCGCTTTCAGCACCGCCTGCGCCGCCTGGTCCTGCCGGGTGTGCCTGCCCGTCATCGCCAGGCCCACCAGCATCGCCCTGTCCATTGCCGGACCACCTATCGCGTCGCGCGCGACCATATTGCACGAGCTCCAGTACTGGCCGGCGATATGGGCCTCGTTGCCGGCGTTGACGACGTCGGCCGGATAATGGCGGCCGATATGCCAGTTGCTGGCGCGTTTTTCGCCGGCCCACACCGCGACTTGATGGTATTCGGGATCGCCGGGCCGCCAGCGGCCGTGGTCGCGCGCGTAGCCGGCGGCGAAATAATCGCCTACGCCTTCGCCCAGTCCCTCGTATTCGTAATCGGCCGGAGCGCCATGCGTCACCCAGTCGTGCAGGCCGTGGCCCAGCTCGTGAATGACCACCAGGCCGTCCTCGGCGAAGTCCGGCGAGTCCGGCTCGTCGCTGACGGCGCCGTGCGCGCTGCCGCCGCCGAACTGGATTCGACCGTCCTCCCGGGCATATCTCGCATTGGCTTCGGTGCGGGTCTTGCCGTCTTTCGGATCGACGACGCGCAGGCCGTGCGGGTCGTAGCGGACGCCGCCGGCGTACTGGAAGGGATGGATGGCCAGGCCCAGCGTCTGGTTGACGTAGCGCATCATCCTGTCGATGTGGAAATAGGCGTTGACGGCCTCGAAGGCCGGATTGTCGCGGGTGTATTCGAACACCGGGGCCGTCTCGTGCGGGCAGCTGTCGTAATCGGTGATCGCGACGCAGTGCGCCCACGGACCGACCAGCTGGTATTTGCCGTTGATGTCCTTGCCCAGTCCGGGCAGCGGCACCTGGACGCGGGCGGCCTTCAACTGCGGGGAGTCCTGGTCGTGGTTGTTGACGTAGCCGGGGTCGCCGTAATGGGCGCGCGTCGACGACAGCGGGTCCGGATCGAAGACATAGCCGCGGCCGGTGGCCTGGTCTTCGGCGCGCTGGTGTTGAACCAGAGGCTCGGCAATGGCGGCGGGCGGCGACAAGGCAAGCAGGCAGGCTGCGGCGAGCAGGGTTTTTATTGCCATTTTTTCCAGGATTTCCGGCGTCAGGCGGACGGTCGTGATCGACGGGGGCGAAGCGATTAAGCAACGGGGATGGGAAGGAGGGCCGCCGCCAGCGCTTGCGGCAGTTCCTCCGCCGGATTCAACCGGCTAGCTGTGGTGACATATCGTCAGACGGCGGTGCAGGACACCGAGCGGATCCCGCGGCGATCGCGTGCAATGGATGCCGCCGCTCGGATGCAGCACGCCGCCCGGACGGTGCGTGCCGAGCGGATAACGCCAGCGGCCGCTCAAGGCGGCCCGCACCAGCCCGGCACGGGGCGCTTGGTTCGCGTAGGCGTGCATCGTCTGGCCGCCCGTTTGCGCAACGGACGTTTCCGCAAATGCAAGGCACGGCAGCAGGGCCAGTAGGCAAAGTAGACTCTTTTTCATCTCGATTCTCCTTCAGGTTCAAGGAGTCTTGACTATCATGCGCTTGCCATCCGATTGCTGGAGGCGGGCGGAAAATTAAGCCGAATCCGAACAAATGCCATTCATCTGCAATGCAATGGATTTCCTGCGTTCTGGGGATGATTCGGCGGCAGGAGCATCGCCGGAGGCAAGGACCGTGTCTATCTGCGGGGTATTGGGGGGCGAGTCTGGTACATGGCCGCGAAGGATGCGGCGGCAGGGCGAGCCCGCGATCCGGGCAAGAAAAAACCCGCAGAGCCAGGGCTGTGCGGGTGTTTCGCGTTGCGGAAGCGGGTGGCAGAGTAACTATCGAAATAAACATGTAAGTCATTGTTATTTAATTATTTTTATTGATGTGAAAAATTCATCTATACACAAAAATATACACGCTACTTTGTAGTTGAACGAGTTGGTGGCATTATCTGCCTAATGCTCATAGGTTTTTCAGCCTCAGTGAATTTTATGGAGTGCTCTTGCTAAATTCGTAATTTCATAACCATTTTTCGCAGGAATTGCATCTAATCCATAACTCTCATCTGTGTGGATGAATTTTCCTGATATTTTATATATGGTGTAGATATTACTAGAGTCCCATTTTTTATCTGTCTTGAAAATAACCATCATACTATCCTGACTGTTATAGAGCATGATGGGTGGTATTTTTTCAGCAAAATCAATTCTTCCCATTCTGTTTAGTGCAAATCCCTTCATGTAATTTGATGTGAATTCCCCTAGCAGGATGGCAGCCTTCGATTTTATCCCCGCACAGACGGCTTTCACGTTGCTGCCTCTTGATTCGTCTTCAGTACCAAAAGCTGGCCTCGGAATGCTATTCCCGGACTGAATAAAATACACGTATGTATCTGCGATCTTATTATTGCGCGTAATGGTTACTGTCTCAGTGGGAGTCAATTTGCAAGTGGTAACGATTTCCGCTTGTGCAGTGAAAGGAAGCAGGAGGATTGCAAGAATAATCTTTTTCATTTCACGCCGTCTCGTAATACTTGCATAGAGTCAGGATTGCCTTTTAGGTTATCTGCCATTGATTTAATCTTTTTGTAGTATATGCCGTTTCTTACGCCTCGGTAATCCTTGTATGCTTCAGCAATAGGGTCTGCGGCACCTTTTCTTTTCTCATTGTCAATCAGGAGTTGTAGGTATTTCGTCCCTGTTTGAATATTTATTGCCTCGTCAATAAGGGATGGGCCGTTATGGAATGCATCTGCCTTTTGGAAAACTTGCGCATCTGGTAATCGTTCAGATTTTGGCTTTTTCATATTTTCAAGCCGATACATTTCACGGATTGGAGCTTTTAATAGCTGCATCAATCCTTTTGCTGAACTACCTGCTGCGTGAGGATTTGAGTCAAATCTAGACTCCATATAGATGTGGCAAATAATAACATCAGTTGGCATGGACGATTGATTGTTCTCCTCCACAAGTTTTCTAATCTCCTTCAGCCTGGCTGAGTCATCTACCTGAACCTTTTCAGGAGAAGTTTCAGATTTTGGTGTGAGCTTTCCATTGTGGCTATGAATTTTCTTCTTATTTGCAACAGCCATTGTTATTGATCCCAGGATGGATTGATCGGGGTTGGCTCAGGCTCGTATACGTGAAGCGTCGCAGTGTCAGCAGTATCGGAGGACACTTTCATTGTTTTTCCTTCTTTATCGGTCTTTCCGTTGATCTTCTGCCCGTTGGGAAGCTCTATTGTGTAAGGCCAGTCAGCAAGGGGTTTTCCATCCATGCCATGGATGATGAAATGCTGATCGAACAGTCTGGGGACTGTGCTGGCTGTGCTCAGGGCAGAGGCGGCTATCGATGTCGGAGACGTGCCTGCCGCACCAGATGCGACATCTATTGTGGCCTGTCCTTGGGATGCAATGAGAGTGGCCCCACATGAAGTTTTCATGCCTTCTACGGCAACATTCTTGCCCATGAAAATGGTGCTTGAAGTGCCTTCGACAATGACGAATGTCCCTTTGCATTTAGGACAACTAACTTTATGGCCAATACCTGCAGCGTTCTTACCATAGACACTAAGCGTAGGGAACGCCTCCAGAACCGTGCCCCCGTGAGAGGTTGAATCTCCCTCACGGATGATGGCCTTACCCATGTTGTCCATCCTCGTACAGCTTTGGCATATAAGCAGGGTCGAGCAGCCCTTCAATTGGCGGTTCGTCCGCAAACTGGGTGATGGTGGAATCGTTATGGATGGGGCCAATGATTCGATCTCCGTTGTCCAGTTCACTGCCCACGATAGCCATAGGTCGGTCCCATACGAGGCCGGCGACACCTGCGCCGCTAATGATCTTGGCTTCGGTCCCATCAGAGTAGCGCACGATGTCGCCAACCATGGCAATGCGTTCTTCCCGCAGATATATCGGAGATGAAGCAATTACCTTGCCGCCACGCACGGTGATGGAAGCATCGGTGGCCACGGGGTAGACCGCCTTGATGGGCCTTGCTGCTACTTTGGCCATAAACTCGGTGACCAAGCGTTGCCCTTCGTTGACTGTGTTTTGCATAAACTTCCCTTCCGATTGTGTTGAATGCTTCGCCAACGTCGCGGCGATATCGACAAGT is a window encoding:
- a CDS encoding PAAR domain-containing protein codes for the protein MGKAIIREGDSTSHGGTVLEAFPTLSVYGKNAAGIGHKVSCPKCKGTFVIVEGTSSTIFMGKNVAVEGMKTSCGATLIASQGQATIDVASGAAGTSPTSIAASALSTASTVPRLFDQHFIIHGMDGKPLADWPYTIELPNGQKINGKTDKEGKTMKVSSDTADTATLHVYEPEPTPINPSWDQ
- a CDS encoding helix-turn-helix domain-containing protein; the protein is MAKNDIGKNAIKLEELPSHSIRMMVLEKIRSLLASNDWTQSEAAHLCGLTQPRISDLWRGNTGRFSLDSLVDIAATLAKHSTQSEGKFMQNTVNEGQRLVTEFMAKVAARPIKAVYPVATDASITVRGGKVIASSPIYLREERIAMVGDIVRYSDGTEAKIISGAGVAGLVWDRPMAIVGSELDNGDRIIGPIHNDSTITQFADEPPIEGLLDPAYMPKLYEDGQHG
- a CDS encoding radical SAM protein, giving the protein MIADMPIPGLFRGPKTLSIMPTYACPAACEHCASMSHPKARENLTLQTMLSAIDQARALGFYNVVFTGGEATLRWRDLLTAIRHASGLGFPVRLVSNAHWAVSAKSADRRLDALLEAGLTEINYSTGDEHARFVPLERVVEACLAATRRRLKAWVMVELRAARAVTAASVTGHPRIAALEPEDRALIEIVESPWMPLDPGQVEDYPAGVAADNHNLKSFRVCSNVLQTYTVQADGRVGACCGIGMRQIPELSVATVAQPDFLSRAVEAAESDFLKLWLHYLGPERVLAWAAARDPGIRWEGMYAHHCQACARIYRDEAVRRLVREHYEEMIAEVLQAAWLDEHHVPVESRRVAENRCACERQA
- a CDS encoding lytic transglycosylase domain-containing protein, with product MAVANKKKIHSHNGKLTPKSETSPEKVQVDDSARLKEIRKLVEENNQSSMPTDVIICHIYMESRFDSNPHAAGSSAKGLMQLLKAPIREMYRLENMKKPKSERLPDAQVFQKADAFHNGPSLIDEAINIQTGTKYLQLLIDNEKRKGAADPIAEAYKDYRGVRNGIYYKKIKSMADNLKGNPDSMQVLRDGVK